In Canis lupus dingo isolate Sandy chromosome 1, ASM325472v2, whole genome shotgun sequence, a single genomic region encodes these proteins:
- the PTGIR gene encoding prostacyclin receptor yields the protein MADSCRNLTYVRDSVGPATSTLMFVAGVVGNGLALGILGARRRSRPSAFAVLVTGLAVTDLLGTCFLSPAVFVAYARNSSLLGLARGRPALCDAFAFAMTFFGLASTLILFAMAVERCLALSHPYLYAQLDGPRCARLALPAVYAFCTLFCSLPLLGLGQHQQYCPGSWCFIRMRSAEPAACAFSLAYASLVALLVAAIVLCNSSVTLSLCRMYRQQRRHQGSLVPGPRAGEDEVDHLILLALMTGIMAVCSLPLTIRGFTQAISPDSSEMGDLLAFRFNAFNPILDPWVFILFRKAVFQKLRLWLCCPGPRPTLGDSQTTLSRLASGRKDSRPPAALGGTEGSWVPLSVWGEGQGAPLPQAQRSVSTVGASSKVGSAAACSLC from the exons ATGGCGGACTCTTGCAGGAACCTGACCTACGTGCGGGACTCGGTAGGCCCGGCCACCAGCACCCTGATGTTCGTGGCGGGCGTGGTGGGCAACGGGCTGGCACTGGGCATCCTGGGGGCGCGGCGCCGGTCACGCCCCTCGGCCTTCGCCGTGCTGGTCACCGGGCTGGCGGTCACCGACCTGCTGGGCACTTGCTTCCTGAGCCCGGCCGTGTTCGTGGCCTACGCCCGCAACAGCTCGCTGCTGGGCCTGGCCCGGGGCCGGCCCGCCTTGTGCGACGCCTTCGCCTTCGCCATGACCTTCTTCGGCCTGGCCTCCACGCTCATCCTCTTTGCCATGGCCGTGGAGCGCTGCCTGGCGCTCAGCCACCCCTACCTGTACGCCCAGCTGGACGGGCCGCGCTGCGCCCGCCTGGCCCTGCCTGCCGTCTACGCCTTCTGCACCCTCTTCTGCTCGCTGCCCCTGCTGGGCCTGGGCCAGCACCAGCAGTACTGCCCGGGCAGCTGGTGCTTCATCCGCATGCGCTCCGCCGAGCCGGCCGCCTGCGCCTTCTCGCTGGCCTACGCCAGCCTCGTGGCCCTGCTGGTGGCCGCCATCGTCCTGTGCAACAGCTCCGTCACCCTGAGCCTCTGCCGCATGTACCGCCAGCAGAGGCGCCACCAGGGTTCGCTGGTCCCGGGCCCCCGGGCAGGAGAGGACGAGGTGGACCATCTGATCCTGCTGGCCCTCATGACGGGCATCATGGCCGTGTGCTCCCTGCCGCTCACG atCCGAGGCTTCACGCAGGCCATCTCCCCGGACAGCAGTGAGATGGGGGACCTCCTTGCCTTCCGATTCAACGCCTTCAACCCCATCCTGGACCCCTGGGTCTTCATCCTCTTCCGCAAGGCTGTCTTCCAGAAGCTCCGGCTCTGGCTCTGCTGCCCGGGCCCCAGGCCTACCCTCGGTGACTCGCAGACAACCCTCTCCAGGCTTGCCTCGGGCAGGAAGGACTCAAGGCCTCCCGCTGCTCTCGGGGGGACGGAGGGGAGCTGGGTACCTTTGTCAGTCTGGggcgaggggcagggggcacccTTGCCCCAGGCACAGCGATCGGTCAGCACTGTGGGAGCATCATCCAAGGTGGGGTCTGCAgcagcctgctccctctgctga